The following is a genomic window from Planctomycetia bacterium.
ATCTCCCTGTCGAATTGCAGGAACAAGTGCTCCGTGCCCTCGGGCAAGAGCAAGTCGCCGGCGTCCTGAATGAAATGGACCCCGACGACCGCACGGCCCTCCTTGAGGAAATGCCGAGCGAAGCTGCGCAGCGGCTGATCGGCCTGCTCTCCCCCGAGGAGCGACGAATCGCGGTCAGGCTTCTCGGCTATCCGGAAGAGTCCATCGGCCGGCGGATGACGCCGGACTACGTGTCGATTCGCAAGGATTGGACCATCTCTCACGTATTCTCGCACCTCCGCCAGGTCGGCGGAAACAAGGAGACGTTGAACATCGTTTTTGTCACCGATGAGAAGGGCCATCTGATCGACGACCTGCGACTGAAGGACATTGTTCTGGCCGATCCAAACGATACCGTCGCCGACATCATGGACGGTCACTATGCCTTCCTCAATGCCCACGACGACCAGGAAGAGGCCGTTCGCGCGTTTAAGAAATATGACCGCACTGCCCTGCCGGTCGTGGATTCAAGCAACGTGCTGGTCGGCATCGTCACGGTGGACGACGTCCTGGACGTGGCTGAAAAAGAGGAAACCGAGGACGTGCATAAAATGGCGGCCGTCCGGGTTTTAGACGAGCCGTACCTCGAAGCGACCGCGATGACGATGGTGCGCAAGCGTGCGCCCTGGCTTTTTCTGCTGTTCTGCGGAGAAATGCTGACGGTCACGGCGATGCAGAGATTTGAATCGACCCTGCAGAGGGTCGTCATCCTGGCGGCGTTCATTCCTCTTATCATCAGCACCGGCGGAAACTCTGGATCGCAGGCCGCTACTCTGGTCATCCGCGCCCTGGCAATTAGCGAGCTATCGCTTTCCGACTGGTGGCGGGTCATGCGGCGGGAGCTGATTTCGGGGCTGATGTTCGGCTCCATCCTCGGCGTATCCGCCTTTGTGGTCGCCTACATCTATGGTACCTACCAGGCGTCACATGGCGCCATGAACAAAGTACATGTCAGCGCCGTGGCCTTCGTCGTCGGAACGGCCCTCGTCGGGGTCGTCATGTTCGGTACCCTGACAGGCTCCATGTTGCCGCTGATTCTCAAACGACTCGGGTTCGATCCGGCCGTTTCATCGACACCTTTCGTCGCTACGCTGGTGGACGTAACCGGAATTCTCATTTACTTCACGACCGCCGTGATCTTGTTGCGTGGAACCATGCTCTAAGGCTGTTTCGAGTTCTTGCACGACGCCAGAGGACGTGTGCTCACCTGGTCGGCAACGGCCGGCAGGACTCACCCGTTTGCGAGTCGATCTATATCGCTGCCTCGGCGGAAATCGACGAATCGGGCGCATCAACATCTTCCCGCGGCCTGGCGAAGCCCAGCCAGGGCACGACCACGCCCGGCAGCGACCAGATGATTTGCACCAGCCGAAGTCCCAGCGTCAGCGCCAGCATTTGCGAAGACGTGGACCAGCCCCCCTCGACCAGCACCTTGAAGAAGACCGCCTCCATCAATCCGAAGCCCTGGATGCTGATTGGAATCGCGGCCAGCAGAAATCCCACGACCGATGCCAGCAGGATGGCCCAATACAGGTTTATATCCGCGTGGTAGGCGGACGTGTGAATCCCCAGGGCCAGCGCCGTGAAGTAAATCGAGGTGATAATGAGAAAGTGGCTCACGATCGTACTGACAAGCGAAGAAGTCGCCTGCTTCGGGTGGTACCGAAATCGAAATGCCGTCTCATCCACGCGCTTGAGCTTGTCCGCCAGCGGCAGGCGCTTGAGCAGCGACTCGTATCCGATAAGCCGCCGCATCCGACGTGAAAAGAACAGGCCGCTCAAGACGAAGAACCCAACCGTCAAATACCCGACCCATCGTCCGTAGAATCCGATCATGTCGGTCCGCCAGAACGCCAGGATCGTGATCGCCGCGATCAGCAGGAAACTGACCAACCCCATCACCCGGTCAAGGATGATGACCGTGATGCCCTCGGTCCGCCGATCCGTCATCCGCGCAACGTGGTACGCTTTGTAAAGGTCTCCGCCCGTCGTGCCCGGCATCGAAAAGTTGAAGAAGTTGCCGGCCAGTGTAAGCAGCAATGAGTTTCTGAAGCTGACCTTGATATCCTGCATGGCCAGCAGACATTGAAGCCGCCAAGCCAGGATAAAGACCACCGGGCCATAGGCGATAAACGCCCACGAGGCCCATCGCCAGTCGGCGTGAGTTGCGATGGACTTCAGGCCATATTCGATTGGCCGCTGCCCCTTCCTAAGCTGGTCCGGTGAGGCCAGCTCACCTCGCGAAATCGAGCGCGTCGTGTTTTGCCCGGGATCGAACACCCGTAGCGTCTCGCCCTCCTCGGCCAATAACCGAAGCCGATGCGAAGGGTTTTCGCTGAGACGAACCGAGTCGTTTAGTGCGACCTTGTCGCTCAAGTATGCCAGCGCACCGCCGCAAACCGCGAGCTTTAAGATCAGCGAGAGGAGTCTTCGCAGGCGGTTTGGTTTGTAGGTTGATTCCATAGCTCAACGGGCCGCTAGCCTAGCACAGATATCCGGCGCGGTCGAAAGCGCGCCCGGCAAGAGTCCTGGAAATCCCCGCTACTGCTTTTTTTTGCCGCCGCGGTAAAATTCGGCTCGCTTTGCTCTGGATACGATGAGGCGCATCACACCGGAGGATCGGCCATGGATGAGTTTCTGAAGGCGGCCATTGACGAAGCCCGCAAAGGGCTCGACGAAGGCGGAATACCGATTGGTTCCGTACTGGTCCTCGACGGCAAGATCATCGGCCGAGGCCATAATCGTCGCGTCCAGAGGGGCAGCGCCATTCTCCATGCCGAAATGGACGCCCTGGAAAACGCCGGACGACGCACCGCCCGAGATTATCAACGTGCCGTTCTTTATTCCACCCTCTCGCCCTGCGACATGTGCAGCGGAACGGCCCTGCTCTACAAGATTCCGAAGATCGTCATCGGTGAGAATCAGACCTTCCGGGGCCCTGAGGACTACGTGCGATCCCGAGGCGTCACCCTGGAAATCGTGCACAACGAAGAATGCGTAAAACTGATGAACGACTTCATTGCCGCGCACCCCGACTTGTGGAACGAAGACATCGGAACCTGAGGGCCATCATCGCACGGCTTTCCTTACTGACGGCTTGTGCCTCAGGTTATCGCCACGTCCAGAGAATTATCGCCCCCATATTGCGCCTCTTGCCTGCCAGGAACTCGTTTACACCGACTCTGTGCCTAAAGAAGCCCCCCCGGTCATCCGATAGGGCATGTGCCATTTCTCGCGGATCGCCTCTAGGTCGGCACGCGCGATAATGGCCATTCGTCTCTCGGCCGCCGCGACGAGTCAAAATGAACTCGCGTCTGCCAAGACGACCATCCAGGGGATGCATTATGAAAGTCATGCGAACAGGGCGAGCATTTACACTCGTCGAACTCCTCATCGTGGTCATCATCCTTGGCATCCTTGCCGCCGTCGTGATCCCCCAGTTCAACGACACCACGACGGAAGCTCGGGTGAATTCTTTGATGACCAATCTGGCAACCATTCGCGGCCAGATCGACCTTTATAAACTGCAGCACAACGGCAACTATCCCGGTCAGGCGACCTTCAGCAGCCAGATGACCCAGAAGACCGATGCATCCGGAACCGTCAGCCCTACCGGCAAATACGGTCCTTACCTTCAGAGAATTCCGACCAATCCGTTTACCGTCGGCGGCACCGGCAACGACGTTACGAACACGGCTGCGGCCGCTTCCAAGGCGTGGTTCTATGAGGCCACGACCGGCGAGTTCAAGGCCAATGACGGCGGTACGACCAATGGTATCGCGCACGATGCACTGTAATTGAGCAGAGGGGGCAACGGCGCCCTTAGAGTGAATTTCGACCACCCATTTTTATTGACAAGGGGACAACGATGAAGGCCAAACGCGGGTTTACGCTGGTTGAACTTTTGATCGTCGTGATCATTCTCGGCATTCTTGCCGCCGTAGTCATTCCGCAGTTTACGGACGCGAGCACCGACGCCCGATCGAGCTCGCTCACCTTTAACCTGCGCGAGGTGCGAAAGCAGATCGACCTTTATAAGCACCAGCACAACGGCAACCCGCCGCCGCTTGCGGACTTCGTTAACCAGATGACAAAGAAGACCGATGCCGCCGGCACCGTCAGCCCCACCGGCAAGTTCGGCCCTTACCTCCAGCGAATCCCGACCAATCCGTTCACCGTCGGCGGCACCGGCAATGATGTCACCAACACCGCCGCCGCGGCCGCGAAGGCTTGGTACTATGATGACACCACCGTAACCTTCAAGGCGAACGATGGCGGCACGACCAACGGCGTCGCCCACGATACGCTCTAAGCGAGTCGACTCGTGGCTTGGCCGCGCGAGCCTCGCCCGTCGGCAAGCGCGCCGAGCGACTGATAACACCAAGCTACGGGACCGGAGCGTTCGGCGACACCGCCGAACGTTTCCGGTCCCTTCGGTTTTGATTTGGCAGTGTTTGCGTCCGATACCGGCGGGCAATCTTGCGATGGCGGTTGATTGAATCGTATGGTTCTAGCACCCAGCCCGAATCGTCAAGGAGGCAGGTGATGTCCGAATCAAACACGAATGGGTTTCTTTGCCGCGCTCGATGCTCGGCCGGCGGTTTTACACTCGCCGAGGCCCTGTTGGCCGCCACCGTTCTGGCCATCGTTGCCGCTTCAGCCACGCTGCCGTTCAGCGCAGGCGTTCAGCAGGTCAATGAGGCCGGAAAGCTCGATGAGGCCGCCGCGCTGGGCGAGGCCATGATGGAGGAAATCCTCGCACGTCCGTTCTTCGACCCGGCGGACCGAACTGCGTCACCGGGACCGGAGGGCGGACTCACGCGCGCCACTTATGATAACGTCGACGACTTCCACGGCTACAGCGAGTCCGCCGGGAATCTCAAGGACTTCAAGAATCAGAACAAGACCGCGGGAACGAGCAGCAGCCTGTGGCGAAGCGCCACCGTCGAGTACATCACTTTTCCCGGCCAGCAGGCGAACGATACCAACAGCTTTGTCCGCGTGACCGTGAACGTTTATGACGGCGCGACCGCGAAGGTGGCCCGATTCGTCCGCATCGTCGCGAGGGAGGATTGACATGCGTCGCCGACACGCGATTTCAATTTGTGCCTCGAACAAATGTCGATCCCCCCGCCGCTTGCCGGCTTTCACGCTTGTCGAGCTTCTGCTCGCCGCCGTGACCGCCGCCATGGTGACGGGCGCTGCGGCGGCGCTGACGTCGGCCGTTGCCAACGCGGCGAGCCAGACGCGCGACATCCGCAAGACGAAGACGGCCGGCTACTATGCGCTCAATCGCATCGGCCAGGCCATCCGCGAGGCACGCTGCATCGGTCAGGTCACGGTCAGCGCCGTCTCCTTGTGGGTCGAAGACTACAACGGCGACGAAGATGTCAATCTCTACGAGACCGGTGTCATTCGTTACGATGCCGCCAAGAAGCAGATTATTTACGAGTATCCCGAGTCTTCCGGCGCCATGCCGGGGACGACGGTGACGACCACCAATTTCAAGAACTCGGCGACCCTGCTTTCCCTTTACCCATCGTCCGATCTGAAGTCGATCGTATGGGCCGAAGGGGTGGAGAGCTTTGGCTTCGTTGGGTACCCCGACTACACCGATACGAAGGTGGTCGAGGCGAATTTCGTTCTGGGCACGGACGGCGACGCGGTTGGATTCACCACCTGTGCGAGCCCGCGGGCATCCGCCGATTACCTTTTCGTGCCCGCAGCCAACGGTCCGCCGTTGCCGGGCTCGAACAAGAAGCAACGAAAAAAGGTCTCCAAGTGGACGGGCGTGGCAACCAGCTAAGCCGCCCATGCGAGTGACGCCGCGGTGAAGACACATTGATTCAAAAGGCTCCATGATGCATCGACGCAAAGGCTACATCCTCCTTGCCGTGCTCGGCATCGCGGTCATTGTGACGGCGCTGGGTCTCTCATTTGTCGAGAGCCACTCCACCGCCATGCCCGAGTCGGTCAATCGATACGGCGCGATGCGGGCGCTGTACCTGGCTGAGTCCGGCGTCGCCATCGGCACTCACTTCCTCATGTATCCGCCGACGACCGTGGCCTACGGCTCCTACTACACTGGCGCGAGCAACGTCGCTGTCGACGCGACCAGCGATTACACGAACATTTCGGTCCTTCGATCGGACGCCTGGACGCCTGCGAAGACCGATCTGAACCTTTATCGCATCACGGCGACGGGCGTCGCTCTCGACCCTGACGGAAGCGTTCGCGGCAAGCGGCAGGTCACGGCCGAGGTAATCGTGCCCGAAGCCAACAAGTGGGTGGTTCCGTATGCGCTATTCGATACGACGTCGTCAACGATTCCGCTTGGAGTGAGTATCTTCGGCGATTTTCACGCCAATGGAGACATCACCGGTAATTTGTTCTCCTTTTGCAATGGAACGATATCCGCCACCGGCGACATCGATTGGCGCGGTATCCGAACCAAGCCGCTGCCCCCGTCATCCGAACCTTATGTCGGTCCGACTGCGGCGACGAACAAGTACGAGTCATACACGATCCGCGGACAGACCTACACCGCACTTGTGATCACTGACAACAATATTTCATCCGCCGACGCGGCCGCCCTCAATGCCACCACGCTGACTGCCGCCAACCCCGGACGCATCATGGTGTACAAAGGCGGCAATTTAATAATCAACTCGAACGCAAACCTACTCGGAACGCTTGTCGTCACCGCGGGAAATCTGGAGTTTGAAAACGGAGGTCCCATTCAGATTACAGCCGTTGAGGGGTTCCCTGCAGCCGTGGTCGCGGGCGCCACAAACTTCGTCATGGTGCGTTCACACGACACTGATGTGACGATCAACGGTTCGATCATCAGCGCCGGCGGATGGGACATAAAGAACAAGAAAAATTCAACGATCAGGGTAGTCGGTTCAGTTATCAAGTCGAAACCGATCACGGGACTTGGCTCCGGTACGTCCGTACGCTTCACCTGGGATTCAACTCGATCATGGTTCTGGGATGTTGAGAACGCTCCGCCTTCCCAGCCCTATACGCTGCTGAACTGGAAAGAGGATTAAGATGTCCGAGCAGACAACGACCACGATCACCCTTGACCGATTTACACGGGGCATTCTTTGCGCGCTGACGGTCCTGCTGACCATCATCGCCATCGAGCTATGGGTCGGCCGGCCGGACGGCGTTCCGACCGCGCGGGCGCAGATCCCGGACACGGCCTTGCAACGACGCGAGATCGTCGAAGAAACTCGCCGCACGAATGTGCTGCTGGGGCAGATACTCGAACACCTGAAGACCAAGCCGGTGCAGGTCACGATCAAGGCCGACGAACGAAAGCCCGCTACCAGGCCGGGGCCGCGCGTCGGCAAGTGAGATAGCTCGTTAAGCATGGGGGAAGAAACATGCATCGAAACGCATACACGATCGTGGAACTGCTTATCGTGGTCGTCGTCGTGGGCATCGTCGCCGCCGTGGCCTGGCCCGACGCCGAGGCCGGGCTGCGCGAGCAGGCGCGACTTGCGGCCGAGCGCTTCGAGAATGACGTTGAATACGCGAAGAGTCTTTCGCTGCGCGATCCGGCCGATCCTGCGGCGATCAAGATCGAGCCGGATAACAACCGCTACTTCATCTCGAAGAAATCGGCCCCCGATACGCCGATTACTCATCCCGTGACGAAGAAGCCGTACATCGTTCAGTACGGACCCGGAGGCACTCCGGGGCTCGATCAGGTGAAGATCGACGGCGCTGAACTCGGGGGCGATGCCGTGGTGGTCCTCGAATCGACGGGCAATCTCGACCAATCGACGTCCGCCGTCCTGCAACTCAGTGCGGCGGGTGCGGAGGCCGAAGTGATCGTCGCGCCGGCCGGCGGCGGTACGAAGGTGGGCGGCACGTTTACCAAGACGGTCTCGCTGAAGCCCACGGTGATTGAGGACGAGGACGAGGGTTGAGGCAAAGTGGTTGTCGGGGGAATGGGCAAGTAGCGATCGATGCGCGGCGTGATTGCGCGCGGCCCCCCCACTTTTGAAGTACAAGACTAAGCCCCTCCCAATAGCTCGCGCACCATTGCGCCGATGTCGTCGGCGCGCATGAGCGTCTCACCGACGAGGATCGCGCAGGCCCCCGCCACTGAAAGGGCCTGAACGTCTGCACGCGATTGAATACCGCTTTCCGCCACGAATCGGACGCCTTGCGGCAATTGCCTCGCCAGCGAAAACGAGGTCATCAAGGTTGTCCGCTGGGCGTGCAGGTCGCGATTGTTGATGCCCAGGAGCGCACGATCCTGCGGGGAAATCAACGGCAGGACGCGCGGGAGATTCGCCGGGTCGTGCAGCTCGATCAGGGTCGCCATGCCCAGTTGTCGCGACAATTCGGCGAGGGATCGCAGCCTGTCGCTGCTCAGGATCTCGGCGATGAGCAGGATTGCATCGGCCCCGGCCGCGCGGCTCTCGAACACCTGATACTCTTCAAGAATGAAATCCTTTCGCAGGACCGGCAACGACGACTTTCGTTTGACGGCCTCGATGAAGCTGAGATCGCCGGCGAAGTAAGAGCGATCGGTCAGGACGCTCAGGGCCGCCGCGCCGTTTGTTTCATAGATCTGTGCGATGGCGACGGGGTCGAAGGGCTCGCGGATGAGTCCGGCCGAGGGGGACTTCTTTTTTATCTCCGCAATCAACGCGGTCCTGCCGGGAAGCGTCACTGAATCGTAGAAATTCCGGGCGGGCTCCGCCTTACCGGCCGCGGTCTCCTGAGAGGCGAACGAGACCGAGGCCTTCGCCGCCGCGATTTCGCGTCGTTTGGTCTCGACTATCTGTTCCAATATAGTGCCCGTCATGCGTCGCTCCCGTGTGCCACTTTAGAATTGCCCCCGCCAGGATGCAACCACACGATGCCGTCGAACTGGACCCGGCTGGAAGTTGCTGAACTGATCGTCTTGTGCTGCGGCGCGGGGCTGCTTGTCGTTGGAGCCGTATGGTTGACGGTGCGCAAGCGTTGGGCCGATGTCCTGCGGCTTCCGGAGTTGCCGCGAAACGACGTTGAGCCGATTGATCTGCTTATCGCATTGGCGGCGATGTGGCTGCTGCCGGGCATCTTTGGAATCCTCCTTGCGGGCCCGACGAACGGGGATACGACGACGCAGCCGACGACTGCCCCAGCGGTTGCGTCCACGACGACCGCCGTGGCCGTGATTGTGGCCCAGCTCCTGACGGTCATTATTCTTCTGCTGATCGGGCGAGCCAGGACACGGGGGGGGCTTGTCGATTGGGGGCTGGGCTTTCGCCGTGTGGGGACTCGCGTTTTGCAGGCGGCGGTCGCCTATGTCGCGGTCTGGCCGCTTTGCACGATCGCCTTGCATCTGACTGTGTTCGGGATCGAACTGGTTTGGCCTGATT
Proteins encoded in this region:
- the mgtE gene encoding magnesium transporter, encoding MLGELLLPELEELIDARNFGALREALSELPAAEVADVFSDLPPERVAIIFRILPREKATDVFEYLPVELQEQVLRALGQEQVAGVLNEMDPDDRTALLEEMPSEAAQRLIGLLSPEERRIAVRLLGYPEESIGRRMTPDYVSIRKDWTISHVFSHLRQVGGNKETLNIVFVTDEKGHLIDDLRLKDIVLADPNDTVADIMDGHYAFLNAHDDQEEAVRAFKKYDRTALPVVDSSNVLVGIVTVDDVLDVAEKEETEDVHKMAAVRVLDEPYLEATAMTMVRKRAPWLFLLFCGEMLTVTAMQRFESTLQRVVILAAFIPLIISTGGNSGSQAATLVIRALAISELSLSDWWRVMRRELISGLMFGSILGVSAFVVAYIYGTYQASHGAMNKVHVSAVAFVVGTALVGVVMFGTLTGSMLPLILKRLGFDPAVSSTPFVATLVDVTGILIYFTTAVILLRGTML
- a CDS encoding flippase-like domain-containing protein, whose protein sequence is MESTYKPNRLRRLLSLILKLAVCGGALAYLSDKVALNDSVRLSENPSHRLRLLAEEGETLRVFDPGQNTTRSISRGELASPDQLRKGQRPIEYGLKSIATHADWRWASWAFIAYGPVVFILAWRLQCLLAMQDIKVSFRNSLLLTLAGNFFNFSMPGTTGGDLYKAYHVARMTDRRTEGITVIILDRVMGLVSFLLIAAITILAFWRTDMIGFYGRWVGYLTVGFFVLSGLFFSRRMRRLIGYESLLKRLPLADKLKRVDETAFRFRYHPKQATSSLVSTIVSHFLIITSIYFTALALGIHTSAYHADINLYWAILLASVVGFLLAAIPISIQGFGLMEAVFFKVLVEGGWSTSSQMLALTLGLRLVQIIWSLPGVVVPWLGFARPREDVDAPDSSISAEAAI
- a CDS encoding nucleoside deaminase, which produces MDEFLKAAIDEARKGLDEGGIPIGSVLVLDGKIIGRGHNRRVQRGSAILHAEMDALENAGRRTARDYQRAVLYSTLSPCDMCSGTALLYKIPKIVIGENQTFRGPEDYVRSRGVTLEIVHNEECVKLMNDFIAAHPDLWNEDIGT
- a CDS encoding prepilin-type N-terminal cleavage/methylation domain-containing protein, coding for MKVMRTGRAFTLVELLIVVIILGILAAVVIPQFNDTTTEARVNSLMTNLATIRGQIDLYKLQHNGNYPGQATFSSQMTQKTDASGTVSPTGKYGPYLQRIPTNPFTVGGTGNDVTNTAAAASKAWFYEATTGEFKANDGGTTNGIAHDAL
- a CDS encoding prepilin-type N-terminal cleavage/methylation domain-containing protein, whose translation is MKAKRGFTLVELLIVVIILGILAAVVIPQFTDASTDARSSSLTFNLREVRKQIDLYKHQHNGNPPPLADFVNQMTKKTDAAGTVSPTGKFGPYLQRIPTNPFTVGGTGNDVTNTAAAAAKAWYYDDTTVTFKANDGGTTNGVAHDTL
- a CDS encoding prepilin-type N-terminal cleavage/methylation domain-containing protein; translation: MSESNTNGFLCRARCSAGGFTLAEALLAATVLAIVAASATLPFSAGVQQVNEAGKLDEAAALGEAMMEEILARPFFDPADRTASPGPEGGLTRATYDNVDDFHGYSESAGNLKDFKNQNKTAGTSSSLWRSATVEYITFPGQQANDTNSFVRVTVNVYDGATAKVARFVRIVARED
- a CDS encoding prepilin-type N-terminal cleavage/methylation domain-containing protein; protein product: MHRNAYTIVELLIVVVVVGIVAAVAWPDAEAGLREQARLAAERFENDVEYAKSLSLRDPADPAAIKIEPDNNRYFISKKSAPDTPITHPVTKKPYIVQYGPGGTPGLDQVKIDGAELGGDAVVVLESTGNLDQSTSAVLQLSAAGAEAEVIVAPAGGGTKVGGTFTKTVSLKPTVIEDEDEG
- the trpC gene encoding indole-3-glycerol phosphate synthase TrpC, producing MTGTILEQIVETKRREIAAAKASVSFASQETAAGKAEPARNFYDSVTLPGRTALIAEIKKKSPSAGLIREPFDPVAIAQIYETNGAAALSVLTDRSYFAGDLSFIEAVKRKSSLPVLRKDFILEEYQVFESRAAGADAILLIAEILSSDRLRSLAELSRQLGMATLIELHDPANLPRVLPLISPQDRALLGINNRDLHAQRTTLMTSFSLARQLPQGVRFVAESGIQSRADVQALSVAGACAILVGETLMRADDIGAMVRELLGGA
- a CDS encoding CPBP family intramembrane metalloprotease, producing MPSNWTRLEVAELIVLCCGAGLLVVGAVWLTVRKRWADVLRLPELPRNDVEPIDLLIALAAMWLLPGIFGILLAGPTNGDTTTQPTTAPAVASTTTAVAVIVAQLLTVIILLLIGRARTRGGLVDWGLGFRRVGTRVLQAAVAYVAVWPLCTIALHLTVFGIELVWPDYKPVEHNTIKTLLSGEADRLTIVLTVAGATLMAPMVEEMFFRGLFLPLIARAARSRWAAVLLSGMAFGLFHVPLYHAIPALAVFGILLGYLYVRTGSLTLVIFVHGIFNGKTLLWVALGATP